The sequence AGAACCAAGAGCTCACATTCCGGGTAGGCCAGGCACCATGCGGAGCCGTCTACATGGACTTTCTTATCTGATCCCTGCAACAGCCCAGGTATTTTTGTCCCCATTTTTGAGATGAGAAACTGAGCTGGGGCATTCTTGGGGTGGTACCTCGGTCCTACAAGAGCTACTTCCCCAAGGGTCTGGAGGGACCCTTTCCTGAAGTTCCACGGAGCAACAAACTTATGAAGGTTTTCTTTCCAGTGGCTTCCTTCAGTCAAACTTAGTCGAATGCCCTTGACCTTCCCTTACTGCTATCTCCTTTACATGTCACCTCTTCAGAGAGGCCGTGTTTGCCACCCACTAAGTAATGAGctagtcccctcccctccctctccccctccatcctGCAGCCTTTTCCCAAACCAGTGTCTCTCCAAGTGCGGTTCTCAGGGCTGGTGTCCCCCGCAAACTCTTCCCTGTCCAGGACGAGTTAGGGGCACAATGGGAGAGTAAGTGTAATTCGTTTTAATTGTATTTGACAAAAACATTGGTCCACAACAGACTGGAAACTTTAAGGCAGTTCCTCAGCACGAATTATTTGAGGGACACTGCCCAAAGCCCTTCACGCCCCCTGACAGTCACGCTGTTCTCATTTGCCCTTCTTCGTCTCCGGCTCTCCCTCAGTGCTGTCCCCTCCACACCAAGGATTTGCTCTGCTTTCATCCCTGCTCATTCCCTGCCCCCCACGTGGAGGGCAGCGCCCAGCAGGTAGTAGGCACTCAGTACATAGCCACTGAATGAATgatttagtgaatgaatgaaggaaggagggaagccaTCAATCTCGAGTACATCCCATAACCTTCTGGTTATTTCTATCATTGAAACTCAGTCCAGTCCAATTTAAAACACCAGACTCCTGTCTATTTCCgatctcttcttcctccccttcctgacTCAGAACAGGTCTGACTCACCATTGGGGGCGCTAGAGAGGTGGTTGCTCCTAGGAAGTGGGGGTCTCCAGGCATCGCCCTAGGGGGCCTCCACTGGGCCCTCATCCTCACCCAGCCAGCCCTCCCACTCCTGCCTCCTCTTTCTTGCCTCTGGGCTCCTTCCCCAGAGCCACAGGAGGGGCTGGCCTCCCTTACACCCTCGCAAAGCTGGAGTCCACCAGCAAGGCCACCCCATCCTTTTTCTCTTGTGCCCTCCCCCTGTGCCCCCCCACCTTGTCCTGCGGGCACACACTGCCCCAGCCAGCTGCCAGCCTCTGAAACTTCCAGGCCAGAAGCAAGCACAGCCTCTgcactcctgggccacaaatcTGGGCGCAGCCGTGCTGGGTTGACAAGTGTTCCGGCTGGGGAAGGGGCGTCAGACTCTCCTCTTAGGCCCTTCCAGTCCCTACAGATGATTCTTCCAGAGCCTGCTCCTCGCCCTCCGTGAGGGGCACACCCTCTCCTTCTCACAGTGGGGAGGAAATCCCAGCACCATGAGGGCTGACCACTGAGCTTCGCTCCCAGCCTCCAGTTTCTTCTACAGATTAGAACGGGGCTTGGAGCACCAGGACCTGGGTGGTGGGAGAGGCTGTTCCTGCCTCCTCTCCTAGACCTGGAGAAAGGGGCTCTCTCTGCCCTTTTTTTGGTGGCTGCACTTAGATGTGGAGGACTTGGCACCTCTTCATCCCCAGGTTTGAGTGTGTGGCCCTTGGAAGCCCCCTTGGCAGTCTTGTGTATGCTGTCACACCTGGTGTCGCATTAGGAAGCCTGGCGGCCTTTATAGGGCATGAGGGGGGAGGTGGCTGCCGAAAGGTTCACACAGATGGGGACAGAAAGCTCCCTTCAGAGGCAGTGTGGGGGTCGAGACCAGGAGCAGTGGGATGGTTCTCACACTTGGCAGCTGATCCCTGCCTGGGACCCCGTGCGTCCCCGGGCCCCTTCTCGGGCCATGCCCCTCCCTATAAGGTGAGTGCTCTGCGAGCCCACAGATGCTGCCTACTGGGAATCTGTGTCCACCTTCTAGATCACGCCCCATGTCCATGATCTGGAGGGTGGGTCCCTTACTGGTTCACCCCGAGCAGGCTGGTGTGGGAAGACCTTAGTGACATTCTGAAtgctcttctctcccctttcGCTCCACCcttgccccccactccccactcccttgCCCTCCAtgtcctccctctccttctctcctcccacctACCCCCTCTTTGCTTCAcctgtcccctctccctttctggcacccctccccaccctcttccccaagGTGAaggtctggttccagaaccgccgaaccaagcagaagaaagaccagagcagagacctggagaAGCGGGCATCCTCCTCGGCTTCCGAGGCCTTTGCCACCTCCAACATCCTGCGGCTGCTGGAGCAGGGCCGGCTGCTCTCCGTGCCCAGGGCCCCAAGCCTCCTGGCGCTGACCCCTGGCCCACTGGGCCCACCTGCCGGCCACAGGGCCACCTCGCTGGGTGACCCCAGGAACTCCTCCCCGTGCCTCAACCCATTGACCTCGGCCTCGGCTTCGGCGTCCCCGCCACGGCCACCCCCTCCACCAGCACTCTGCTTTTCCACGGCTCCTCTCCTGGACCTGCCCGCCTGCTATGAACTCAGCTCCTCAGCCTTTGAGCCGTACAGCCGGCTGGAAAGGAGAGGGGGCAGCCCTGGAGGTGGCAAGAAAGCCAGTGTTTAAGCCTCCACCACCCTGTGACACTGAGTCCCCAAGCACGGCACCGtccctgcctgccctgccccGTGCGCTGCCCGGAGCCCGGGTCCCAGAGCGCGGGGGCAGCACGCATCCGGCCCCGCCAGCCCCCCAGCTCAGAGACTGTCCACCGGAACGCCTTGGTCCCGCAgcttgtgtgtgtgagtgcagtgtgcgtgtgtgtgcctctcacggaaataaaaggaaaacaatgacAAGAAGGGAAACGGAGCCCCCACAGCACCACCGCTGCCCTcaatcccttctttccttctcactgGGAAGAAGAATGGGCTGAGCCTGGGGAACtctagtggggggggggagtggaagCTAGACCCATGTTCACAGTTAAGGGGAGGATCAGGTATCACACATGTGGGATGACAGGCACCTCAGGCCTACTCCCAGTTAGAGCTCCCACCTGGGCATTGCAAAGCCCGAGGTGACAACACTGATGCATTGGTTGGTTAAACATTGCTCTTTGTAAGCTCCTCCTTGAAGCAGAAATACCGAAGAGGTGGAAATGTTAAGTCCCCAAGAGGGGTAAACAGTGAAAGGCGGGATCAGGATCCAGAGTGTTAGACAGGGTAAAACCAGGCAAGATCCCACGTGCCCCAGAGTGCACGACCCCCACGGTCACCACCCCCACGGTCACCACGGTCTTTTTGTTCAAGTAAGATgcttgtgtttaactttttgtttgGCAGTGGCTGTGGATTTATAGCAGGTTGCAAAGAAATCTTTGTACCCTTCGCCCTGTGTCCCCCAGTAGTTGCATTTTCCATAAGTGAAGTTTGCTGTTGGGAGCAGGAAATGGATGTGGGTACTGTGTGGGCGTGGTTCCCTGTCATTGTATCCCCTAGGTGAGATGTGTGGAACTACCACACTGCAGTCCGGGTGCAGGACTTTGCCAATGACCACAAAGGTCCCTTCTGCAAAGTACACACATACCCCCGTTGAAAGAATGGAAATACTGAGAGAAGGACCAGGGACCCGAAGTGGGTCCTCAGGCCAGAGGTTGGAGGTGAGATTTTAACCTTTGGGGAAGAAAAGCCAAGCATGGTCCGCCCCAGTCTGCTCTGGGGAAGACATATTTTGGTCTCGGATTGGCTGGCCTGAGTCACCCGGACAGGGGTCCCCAGACAACCGaacttcctcccttccctctgtgtTGGCGGTATAGTTTGCCGGCTGGACATCCTGAGTCTGGAATGAAACATGGGAGTGACCAGGGCAAACCTtcggttcagtgggttgagccactacCTCATGCCCACCTTGACTTGTCCAGCAGACCTGTGACCCCATGACTCTTTAAGCCACTAGATACCAGGAGGATTCCTCCATTTGTACGTTCTGCTCTGAGCTGAAAAATGTCAGGATAGGTCTGTGGCATGACACTGGGCAGGTGAAATATAAAAAGGTGAGACAGTCCTAGGAATGAATGGAGGGAGACTTGCCCCGGCTCCCAGAAAGCTCTCAGTATTATGAGACAGAAAGACTTAAAGAGACCCAAGTCTGATGGAGGAGACACAAACTCAGCTCTCTGGAGGCTCAGAGTCTAGGGGCAGTGATAAGAGACAATTCTCCAAAAGGGCATGACAAAGGAAAGACACCAGATGAGTGGTGAAcgcagggaaggcttcctgtagGAGGTGGCCCTGAAGCTGGCACAAGAATGGGGAGACAGTGAGGAAGAGACGTGGGGAGAGAGCAGCCTGCCAGAAAGTGCATGTGGTGTGGAGCCCAGGAGGAGATGTGGTCTGGAGCAAGGGGAAGAGCTGAGTTCACACTGGCCACAGACTGGGGGCAAACGAACACCCAGATTCAGAGGTTAGAGGGCCAGCCATACCCCTGCACTGCTACCCTCCTGGCAGCTGCTGCTGGCCATTGGCTTAGGTCCCCTCCCAGATCCGGAAGAGCTTCTGGACCAGAGGCCGGTTTCCCTGTTTACAGTCAACTCCGGGAGGAGGGGACTGGTGAGGGgaggggtggcctctggggcgGTCTGAGCCGccctctccagctcctccagcTCCAGCTGGGCCTCAAGTGTTGCATTCGCCACagcaggcttctgtcctcagctCCCAACCTGCCGCCTCGCCATGGCCATGAAGGTAGACAGTAGGCCCGGGGGAGTCCCCGGCAGTGGCTGTGACCTGGGCACAGCCCGAGAACACATGCAAGCGGTCACCAGAAACTACATCACCCACCCCCGTGTCAGTGAGTACAATCCCCTCAGGGGGGGTGCGGGTGGGCGCTGCTGGGTGGTTCTGCTTCTTAGgctcagggaaagagaaggatCTGAGGCGGAGGAAGATCTAGGGGGCTCTCGGTCCAACAGAGTGACACCATGGGCTGCCCCGGACAAGGGGCCATCTCTGCAGCTGGGGGATGGGGTCCCCAGCCCAGGCTACTCAACAGGAGAAGGCAGGAACCTTGTAGGAACCTCTCAGTCATCTCCCTTACCCTGTACTGAGACCCCAAGTCCAGAGAGAGCTCCCTACTGCCCCAAGAGTGTGTATTTGTGATACATGCTTCGTGTGAAtcggtgtgtgttggggggggggttgtgcgTGTGCACCAGGACATTCAGCACAAGGAAATGTACCATCAGGTGTTCTCAGGGAATGTGTGTGGCAGGGCAGGCTGTGTGTGCTTTCTTGCGGTGGGGACATACGTGCCACTGCGTGTTGTGTCTGCAGGTACATGTCATGCGTGCATTTTGGGGAAGGTGTCTGTGTGTCTAACCCAGGGCAAGGCGCGTGCCTGGGTATGTGTGTGCTCCCACCTTCACTTAGGTAGGGATGGGCATAAATATGTGTGTGACCACTTGCAGATGGGTGTGATCAGAGTGAGGAAATGTGGGACAGTGTGTGTGCACGCTTGTGGGTTCAGCGCGAACGTGTGGGTCCGCGCACGCGTGTGCGTGCTCATGGGGAGAATGTGGGTACGTGGGCAGGTGATGTCGAATGTCTGTGTAGGGACAGCCCAGTGTATGCCCTTGCAGGACTCAGAGGGGGCCACCCCTAGGTGTGTCCAGATATCTGGGGGACAGAAACCAGTAAGGCTCTGAGGACCAATGGGGGTACCGGCTGCATCTCTCCTTGCCAAGGTCATTCTCCAATTCTCAGGTTCTCAGACAGCCCAGCTCACTGGCATAAACCGGCCTGGTCAGGACGGCCACGGAGAGCCGGAGGCTCCCGCCAGGGCCAGGGCATGTGAACAGAGAAGCTGACCCTGCACAGCCTCCCGCCCTCTGTCTGCTGTTACCCAGGCCGCAGGGGGAGGAGCCGACCGATGGGGCAGCCTAGAGAGCCAGGTCTGAGTTGAATGGggctggcagccacccagaaCAGACCAAGTGCAGTGTGGTTAGGCCCCATGcagaggaacacagcagggggtgTGCAGGCACCTCCAAGGGCCTGAGGCAGGCATTGAGGGGTGGAGCACATTCCTGCGGAGGAGAAAATGAGCCGGGCCAGATTTAGCAAGGAGGCCCTGCAGGCCGGGCCCTGTGGAGGCACCCGGGAAGCGCAGGAAGCGCTGAGGCCTAGATCCCCCCTGGGGCAAAGCAGGGGTCATGAAGGCCTGGAAATACCCCAGCCGGCCCCCCCACTTGGGTCCTGAGCCCAGGCCTGGTGGAGATCTGAGCTTCTCCCTCAAATACCCTTCCTTGCAGGGTGCCTTCCCAGGGACCCTGACAGGTGCCACCTCACCCCAGAGCCCCCTCCAGCCGGTTCCCTCAGGCTCGCACCTTATTTAGAGTCAACAAGGCCTGGTACAGAGAAACACCCAGGAGATGTGACCCAGGCTGGGACCCAGGGGTGGCAGCACCCTCGGTGTCTGTTTGTGTGTACCTTCACGGGGCCCCCACCCAGGTGAATGTGTCACAACCAACAGCTGACCTGGAGACAAGGTTCTGCTGAGGGGGagcccctccaccctccaccccaccagCTCTTCTCCCCACCAGCATTAAAGTTGTTCCTGCACTGTTCCTGAGGTGACAAAGGCTGCACTCCAGTGTCCTCATAGGGGGCAGCCCCTGCCTCACCGACAGCCTCCCCAACCCAGGATCAGATCTGATTCCTGAGTGTGCTTCTGTGACCACAGCTTTCTCCAattcccatcccccttctcctctgGGGCCTGAGGGGTTTCCTGCCTGAAGGTTGTGGAGGGGGCTTGGAGgaggagggtgtgtgggggggagagggCTTGTGTAGAACTATAGCTGTGCGCTCAGGTCGCTGAGGCAGGTCTCCTGTgtctctctgcccatctcccccagcctggcctctgACCCCCGAGGACTCTGGATTTCTGGGCAGTAAGAACTTCATGTAAAGATAGAAGGAGCCTAGGAGGAAAGGTGGGGGAACAGAAGGACAGGGATGGAGCAACTGGCTTCCAGCCTCAGGGCTTCCTCAGCCATGGGTTGGGTGAGTCcaagagaaggcttcctggaggaggagaaggaccaACAGGCCCGAGGCCTTAAGGGTGATTCCACTGCAGTGGCTGAGGAAATGAGCCAGAAAGGTGGGGGCAGGGTAGACTTGAATGGGAAGGGAATCCCAACAATATGTGCCCTGGTTCAGAAGGGACCATTTGCCTCCCTGAGAGTTAGAGCTCTTTCCCCAAGGGGAGGAGGTggcatggatttttttcctgttgcatGGGACAGAAGATGCTAGGCAGGgcctgggggagtggggggaagcagggggGCAGGATGCCGCAGGAGCAAAGCTTGGACCCACAGGCTGTCAGCCCAGCTGGAGGGGTAGAGCCGGGTCAGATCACCCAGAGGCTGGAGTGCCAAACCTCCAGCTTTGCCgcctgactcagtttcctcaacgGAAAGGCCAGAGAGGTCACACTGAAAGTTCCACCCGGCTGGTCCTGGACTGATTCTAAGAAGCCTGGGCTTCCAGCCCCTTGCCCTCCCTCTGCTAA comes from Neovison vison isolate M4711 chromosome 8, ASM_NN_V1, whole genome shotgun sequence and encodes:
- the VAX2 gene encoding ventral anterior homeobox 2 encodes the protein MGDGGTERDRGPARRESHGGRGGDRGGAEDSVTDAGRRSSREIAVTSASSPAGSRESGTDSDGHSGLGEADHCRRILVRDAKGTIREIVLPRGLDLDRPKRTRTSFTAEQLYRLEMEFQRCQYVVGRERTELARQLNLSETQVKVWFQNRRTKQKKDQSRDLEKRASSSASEAFATSNILRLLEQGRLLSVPRAPSLLALTPGPLGPPAGHRATSLGDPRNSSPCLNPLTSASASASPPRPPPPPALCFSTAPLLDLPACYELSSSAFEPYSRLERRGGSPGGGKKASV